The DNA region GCTGGAGTTCACCGAAGGCGTCACCGTGAGGACCAAGGGCGCCGAGGGTGACCTGGTCACCTCGGCGGATCTGGCAGCCGAACGCGTGGTCCGCGACGTCATCGCCTCCGCCCGAGCCGAGGATTCGATACTGGGAGAGGAACTTCCGCCGCACATCGGCACCTCGGGGCTGCAGTGGGTCGTCGACCCGCTCGACGGCACCACGAACTTCACCCGGCGGCTGCCGTTCTTCGCCACGTCGGTCGCGGTGCGGCGCGGCGAGGACGAATGGCTGGCCGCGGCGGTCTGCGCGCCGGCGTTGAGCAGCACCTGGAGCGCGGCGCGCGGCCACGGCGCCGAACTCGAAAGCCCTTCGGGGCGTGAGCAACTGCCACTGACGCTGCCGTCGTCCTCGGCGCGGCTGCTGGGTACCGGACTGTCCTACGACGTCGGTCACCGACGACGCCAGGTCCGCGAACTCGGCGCCGCGCTGGCCGACTACACCGATATGCGACGCTTCGGTGCCGCGGCGATCGATCTGTGCCTGGTGGCCCAAGGCAGTCTGGACGCCTTCGTCGAAGACGATCTGGCGCTACACGATTGGGCTGCCGGTGCGCTCATCGCCGAGGAGGCGGGAGCGCAGGTGCAGCGGCCGAGAAACGCAGATCCGGCGGTGACGGCTCGCTGGCGCTGAACCGGGATCAGCGCGCGACCGGGGCTCGTGCGGCGTCCACGCACCGCACGTCCACACCGGCGGCGCGCAGCGCGTCCACGGTCGGGTGGGTCGGTGAGCCGTCGGTCACCAGCACCGAGATGGCCGACACCGGTGCGACGTTGATCAGTTGCACGCGACCGAGTTTCGAGGCATCGGCGGCGACGATCACGCGGTCGGCCGACCGCATCGCGGCCTGCTTGACGTTTCCCTCTTCCCGGTGATACTCCGACGCGCCGCGCTTACCGTGTACACCTGCGATACCCATCACGTAGGTGTCGCAGTTGTAGCGCAGGTAGAAGTCCTCGGCTTCAGCTCCGATCAGGCTCAACTCACCGGGGCGGATCTTGCCGCCGGTGAGCAGGATCGTGGTGTCGGGTTCGTCGGCGAGCTCCACGGCGACCAGCACACTCGGCGTGATGACGGTCAGGCCCAGTCCTCGGCCCTTGATGGCGCGCGCCACCGCCAGCACCGTGCTCCCGCTGTCGAGGATCACGGTTTCCTGCGGAGCCAGCAGATCGGCAACCGCCCGAGCGATGTGGGTCTTCTCACCCGCGGCTACGGCCGCGCGGGCATCGAAGGACGGCTCGATGGATTTGCCGCCGAAGGCGATCGCACCGCCGAGCACCCGGCGGGCGATGCCCTGGTCCTCGAGCCGTTCGATGTCGCGCCGGATCGTCATCTCCGAGACGCCGTACTCCTCGGCCAGCGAGGCGAAGTCCACTTCGCGGTCGGCGTGGATGCGTGCGGCGATCGCGGCGCGGCGCGCGTGCGCATCCAGGGTGAGGGCCACGGCGACCAGCTTAATCGTGCCCGCCGGTAACACTGAAGGCTGTGCGTTCGATAAGAAAGCTAAGAAAGCTATGGCAGCAACGGTCGCCGTTGCCCGAGTTGCGCTGAAGAAACCACGGTGCCATCCCGGGGTGACCTGCGCATGCCCTCCGCAATGAAGGTCGGGGGAAACCCACATGATGGAAAACGGACACAAACGCAGCGGTCGCTTCACGGTCAGCCCGAGACGTGACAACGACGCGCTCGTGCTGCAGGTCGCCGGTGATCTCGACGTGCTGACCGCACCGACGTTGGCGACCCATCTCGACGTGGCGCTGACCAGTGGCGCGGCGTTGCTGATCGTCGACCTGACCGCCGTGGAGTTCTTGTCCTCGGCGGGGATCAGCGTGCTGGTCGAAACGCACCGACTCACCGCACCGGCGGGGGTCTCGCTGCGCGTCGTCGCCGAGGGGCCCGCCACCAGCAGGCCGATGCGGCTGATGTGTGTCGACCAGATCATCGACCTCTACCCGACGCTGGACGCCGCGCGCAGAGGGCTGCCCACGTAGCCTGACAACGATGCGGTACTACTACAGCGCCGAGCAGATCCGTGTGGCCGAAGCTCCGCTGCTGGCGGCTCTTCCGGACGGTGCGCTGATGCGCCGCGCGGCTTTCGGGCTGGCCACCGCAATCGCCGCCGAACTCCGCACGGTGTCCGGCAAGACGGTGTGCGCGGTCGTCGGCTCCGGTGACAACGGTGGAGATGCACTGTGGGCGGCCACGTTCCTGCGTCGCCGAGGCGCCCGGGCCACCGCGATCCTGCTCAATCCGGCCAAAGCGCACGCCCGTGCGCTGGCTGCGTTTCGGCGCAGCGGTGGTCAGGTGGTCGACACGGTCTCCGCGGCAACCGATCTGGTGATCGACGGAGTGGTCGGCATCTCCGGGACCGGGCCGCTGCGCCCAGACGCAGCCGGGGTCTTCGACGTAGTGACCGAGGCTGGAATCCCGGTGGTCGCCGTCGATCTGCCCAGCGGCGTCGACGTGCACACCGGTGCGGTGGACGGCCCGCACGTCGTGCCCGCACTGACGGTCACCTTCGGCGGGTTCAAACCCGCCCACGCACTGGGCCGGTGCGGCCGTGTGGAGTTGGTCGACATCGGACTCGACCTCGGCCCCAGCGACCTCAGAGCTTTCGAGGCCGCAGACGTCGCGGCGCGCTGGCCGATCCCGGGTCCCACCGACGACAAGTACACCCAAGGTGTCACCGGGGTGATGGCCGGCTCGGACACCTACCCCGGCGCGGCGGTGCTGTGCACCGGTGCCGCGGTGGCCGCGACCTCCGGCATGGTCCGCTACGCCGGGACCGCCGCCCAACAGGTCCTCGCGCACTGGCCGGAAGTCATCGCCACTCCCGGCTTCGCCACCGCCGGCCGGGTGCAGTCCTGGGTCGTCGGGCCCGGCCTGGGAACCGACGAAAATGCCGCAGCCGCACTGTGTTTTGCGCTCGAGACCGACGTGCCGGTGATCGTCGACGCCGATGCGCTGACCATTCTGGCCGCGCACTCCGAACTCGTCGACGGCCGCAGCGCCGCCACCGTACTGACCCCACACGCGGGAGAATTCGCCCGCCTGGCCGGGACGCCGCCGGGTGCGGACCGCATCGCCGTCACCCGCAGGCTGGCCGACCGGCTCGGCGTCACCGTGCTGCTCAAAGGCAATGTCACCGTCATCGCCGAACCGGGTGCCGGAGCGGTCTACCTGAACACCGCGGGCCCGTCGTGGGCGGCCACCGCCGGATCCGGTGATGTGCTCTCCGGTGTCATCGGGGCTCTGCTGGCCGCCGGACTGCCCGCCGCCGAGGCTGCCGCGGCGGCGGCGTACGTGCATGCCCACGCGGCCGAACTGTCGGCGCGCGACCCCGGCCCGGCGCCGGCTCCGACGTCGGCCTCACGCATCCTGGCCCATCTGCGCACGGCGGTGGGTTCGATCCTCTAGAAAGGACCCATGCCCAACGTCTCGCGCCATTCGTCGTTGACCCCCGCCTACACCGGCCGGATGTCCACCAATCCGATTCCGGCGTTGCGGCTGCCCGACGAGTCGATGGAACCCGAGCTGACCTACCGCTACATCCACGACGAGCTGATGCTCGACGGCAGCTCGCGGCTCAACCTCGCGACGTTCGTGACCACGTGGATGGACCCGGAGGCCGGACAGTTGATGTCGGAGACCTTCGACAAGAACATGATCGACAAGGACGAGTACCCCGTCACCGCGGCGATCGAGCAGCGTTGCGTGTGCATGGTGGCCGACCTGTTCCACGCCGAGAATCTGCGCGACGACGACCCGTCCACCGCGGTCGGGGTGTCGACCGTCGGGTCCAGCGAGGCGGTGATGCTGGCCGGTCTGGCGATGAAGTGGCGCTGGCGCGAACGGGTGGGGGACGACTGGAAGGGTCGCACCCCCAACATGGTGATGGGCTCCAACGTGCAGGTGGTGTGGGAGAAGTTCTGCCGCTACTTCGACGTCGAGGCCCGCTACCTGCCGATGGCGGAAGGCCGCTACGTCATCACCCCCGAGCAGGTGCTCGACGCCGTCGACGAGGACACCATCGGCGTGGTGGCGATCCTGGGCACCACGTTCACCGGGGAGCTCGAACCGGTCGGGGAGATCTGCGCGGCGTTGGACCGGTTGGCCGGCGGTGGCGGCCCGGACGTTCCGGTGCACGTCGACGCGGCCAGTGGCGGGTTCGTGGTGCCGTTCCTGCATCCGGACGTGGTGTGGGACTTCCGGCTGCCCCGGGTGGTGTCGATCAACGTCAGCGGGCACAAGTACGGGCTGACCTACCCTGGTATCGGGTTCGTGGTGTGGCGCAACGCCGACCACCTACCCGAGGATCTGGTGTTCCGGGTCAACTACCTCGGCGGCGACATGCCGACCTTCACGCTGAACTTCTCCCGGCCCGGCAACCAGGTCGTCGGGCAGTACTACAACTTCCTGCGGTTGGGCCGCGAGGGCTTTGTCTCGGTGATGCGGACGTTGTCGGACACCGCGCAGTGGCTGTCGCACGAGCTGCGGTCGATGTCGGTCTTCGAGGTGATCTCCGACGGTTCGGCGATCCCGGTCGTGGCCTTCAAACTGGTCGAAGGCACCCGATACACGGTCTTCGACATCTCCTCACTGATGCGCGGGTATGGCTGGCAGGTACCGGCCTACACGATGCCCGACGACGCCACCGACGTCGCGGTGCTGCGCATCGTGGTGCGTGAGGGCTTCTCGGCGAACCTGGCCCGCGCGCTGCGCGACGACCTGATCGAGGTGCTGGGCAAGCTGGAGAAAGTCGGTGTCGGCGGCTTCGCCGACGAGGAGCATTTCGCCCACTGAACACTGTACTGGGACAATCGTGGGCGGTGACCACGATCATGAACGAACCCGCAGCGGTGTGCACCGCGTCGATCGACCTCGACGCGGTCGCGCACAACGTCGCCGTGCTGCGCGAACACGCCGGCTCAGCAGCGGTGATGGCCGTCGTCAAGGCCGACGGGTACGGCCACGGCGCCATCGAGGTGGGCCGGGCGGCGTTGGCCGCCGGTGCCGCCGAGCTCGGTGTGGCCACCGTGGCCGAGGCGCTGGCGTTGCGCCAAGGCGGCATCAACGCGCCGGTGCTGGCCTGGCTGCACCCGCCGGAGACCGACTTCGGGCCGGCGCTGCTCGCCGGTGTCGAGATCGCGGTGTCCTCGCCGCGCCAGGTCGGCGAGGTGCTCGAGGCGGTCGCGCGGACCGGGCGCAGCGCGGTGCTGACGGTCAAGGTCGACACCGGACTGAGCCGCAACGGTGTCGCACCCGCGCAGTTCCCGGCGGTGCTCGAGGCGTTGAGCCGGGCTCAGGCCGCGGGGGCCGTGCGGGTTCGCGGCCTGATGTCGCACCTCGCGCACGGCGATGATCCCGAGAATCCGTTCAACGACGTCCAGGCCCGGCGGCTCACCGAGATGGCAGCGCAGGGCCGCGCCCGCGGGGTGAATTTCGAGGTTGTGCACCTGAGCAATTCACCGGCCGCGCTGCGCCGCCCGGACTTGGCGTTCGATCTGGTGCGGCCCGGTATCGCGGTGTACGGTCTCAGCCCGATACCCGAGCTCGGCAATATGGGCTTGCGGCCGGCGATGACGTTGAAATGCCCGGTGGTGCAGGTGCGTTCGATTCGGGCGGGCGAAGGAGTGTCCTACGGGCACACCTGGATCGCGCCGACCGACACGACGGTGGCGTTGATCCCGGCCGGTTACGCCGATGGGGTGTTCCGGACGCTGAGCAATCGGCTGGAGGTCCAGATCAACGGGCGACGCTATCGCAACGTCGGGCGAATCTGCATGGACCAGTTCGTCGTCGACCTCGGGCCGGGATCCGTCGAGGTTGCCGAGGGGGACGACGCGATCCTGTTCGGGCCGGGAGTGCACGGCGAACCGACGGCACAGGACTGGGCCGACATGTTGGGCACGATCAACTACGAGGTGGTGACCAGCCCGCGCGGGCGGATCGGGCGGAGTTACCACGGCGGTGCCGCGCGATGAACGGACGTGCGGGATGGTTGGCCGGTCTGGCCGGCGTGGCCGCGGTCGGGTCGGCTGCCGGGGTCACGGTGGCCCGGTCGCTGCGTCGACGCATGACCGAGGACGACCCGCACCGCGACGAGGATTTCGAACTGCTCGACGCCGACCGCAGCTGTGTGGTGACCACTCCCGACGGCGTTCCGTTGGCGGTGCGCGAATCGGGACCCGCCGATGCCCCGCTGACCGTGGTGTTCGCCCATGGTTTCTGTCTGCGGATGGGGGCGTTCTACTTTCAGCGGGCCCGGTTGACCGAGCAGTGGGGTGACCAGGTTCGGATGGTGTTCTACGACCAGCGCGGGCACGGTCAGTCCGGCGAGGCCGCGCCGGAGAGCTACACCGTCGAACAGCTCGGTCAGGACTTGGAGAGCGTGCTTGCGGTGATGGTCCCGCGGGGACCTGTTGTCCTGGTGGGTCATTCGATGGGTGGTATGACGGTGCTCTCGCACGCCCGCCAGTATCCGCACCGCTATCCGATGCGCATCGTCGGCGCTGCGCTGATCTCCTCGGCAGCCGAGGGCGTTTCGCGTTCCCCGCTGGGGGAGATCCTCAACAACCCGGCACTGGAGGCGATTCGGTTCGCGGCCAGGTATGCGCCGTGGGCCGTGCACCAAGGTCGTGGTGCGGCGCGGATGGTGATCGGGCCGATCCTGCGCGCGGCGTCCTATGGCGACGAGGAGATCAGCCCCAGTGTGGTGGCGTTTTCCGAACGGATGATGCACGACACCCCGATCACCACGCTGGTCGAGTTCCTGCACGCGCTCGAAGTGCACGACGAGACAGCGGGTTTGGACACGTTGAGCAAGGTGCCGACCCTGGTGGCCTGCGGAGACCGAGATCTGCTGACACCGCTGGAGTACTCCCAGGAGATGGCGCGGGCTATGGACAGGTCCGAACTGCTGATCGTGGGAGGAGCGGGCCATCTCGTGCAGCTGGAACGCCCGGAGGTGATCGACGATGCGCTGGTGCGCCTGGTGGAGCGGTCCACCCCGTCGCGGCTGGTGGCTTTGACGCGGCGGGTGCGGGAGCGGGTGCGCTCCCATGAATAGGTCCGCGGGGTCGGCCGGGACTGCGGAATTGCTCACCGCCGACGACACCGTCGCGTTGGGCGCCGAGCTGGGTGCGTCGTTGCGCGCCGGCGACGTGGTCGTGCTGTCGGGTCCGCTGGGCGCCGGAAAGACAGTGCTGGCCAAGGGGATTGCCCAGGCTCTGGATGTGGAGGGGCCGGTGATATCGCCGACGTTCGTGCTGGCCCGGGTGCACCGGGCCCGCCGGGCGGGGGCGCCGGCGATGGTGCACGCCGACCTCTACCGGCTGCTGGACCAGGATTCGGTGGATCTGCTCGCCGAGTTGGATTCGTTGGACCTCGATGCCGATCTCGACGACGCGGTCGTGGTGGTGGAGTGGGGCGAGGGCATCGCCGAGCGGCTGTCCGAGCGTCACCTCGACATTCGCCTGGAGCGCGGCTCCGACACTGATGTGCGCACCGCGATGTGGCAGTGGAGTCGCCCATGAGCCGGTTGGTGCTGGCCATCGACACCGCTACCCCCGCGGTGACCGCGGGGGTAGTGCGGATGCACCGTGACCGACATGACCTCGATGGCCGGGTTGAGGTGCTCAACGAACAGGTCACCGTCGACGCCCGGGCGCACGCTGAGCGGCTGACCCCGAACATCGTCGCCGCGTTGCGGGAGGCGCAGATCGGGGCCGACGAACTCGACGCCGTGGTGGTCGGCTGCGGGCCTGGACCGTTCACGGGCTTGCGGGTGGGGATGGCGACGGCGGCGGCCTACGGTCACGCACTGGGCATCCCGGTGCGTGGGGTGTGCAGCCTGGATGCGATCGCCGCGGGCAACGCGGGGGAGGTGCTCGTCGTCACCGATGCGCGTCGCCGCGAGGTGTACTGGGCCCGCTACCGAGACGGCGTTCGGGTTGCGGGCCCGGCGGTCAATGTGGCCGCGGCGGTCCCCGACGGTGCGGTGGCGGTGGCCGGTTCTCGGGAGCACGCCGCGCTGTTCGATCTCGAGCAGCTGGCCGCGGTGTATCCGACGTCGGCGGGTTTGGTTGCCGCGGTCGCTGATTGGGAAGGCGATCCCGATCCGCTGGTACCGCTGTATCTGCGTCGACCCGACGCCAAGCCGGCGGTGGCCCGGCGATGAGCGCGCAGTATGGGCCGTTGACACCGAACGACGCGGCGCGTTGTGCGGAGTTGGAAGCGCAGTTGTTCGACGGCGACGACCCGTGGCCTGAGCGCGCCTTCCTGGCCGAGCTGGCGGCCAAGCACAACCATTACGTCGCTGCCCGGGTGGACGACAAACTGGTCGGCTATGCCGGCATCGCCCGGATGGGGCGGCTGCGACCCTTCGAGTACGAGATCCACACGATCGGTGTGGATCCGGCCCACCAGGGCAAAGGGATCGGCCGGCAACTGCTGCAGCGGCTGATCGACTATGCCGACGGCGCAACGATCTTTCTCGAAGTGCGCACCGACAATGCGCCGGCGATCGCCCTGTACGAGAGTGCCGGGTTCACCCGGGTGGGACTGCGTAAGCGGTATTACCGGGTCAGCGGTGCTGACGCCTACACGATGAAACGAGAGCGGCAATGATCATCCTGGCGATCGAAAGCTCCTGCGACGAAACCGGTGTGGGCATCGCCGAGCTCGGCGAGGACGGTTCGGTCACCCTGCTCGCCGACGAAGTGGCTTCCAGTGTGGACGAGCACGCCCGGTTCGGCGGCGTGGTGCCCGAGATCGCCTCTCGTGCCCACCTGGAAGCGTTGGGGCCGACGATGCGGCGAGCGCTCGACGCTGCTGGTGTCGAGCGACCCGATGTGGTCGCAGCCACCATCGGCCCCGGTCTGGCCGGCGCGCTGCTGGTGGGAGTGGCTGCGGCCAAGGCGTATTCGGCTGCGTGGGGGGTGCCGTTCTACGGCGTCAACCACCTGGGTGGGCATCTGGCTGCCGATGTGTTCGACCATGGACCGTTACCGGAGAGCGTCGGTCTGCTGGTCTCCGGCGGGCATACCAACCTGCTGCATGTGCGTTCGCTGGGCGAGCCGATCATCGAGCTGGGTTCGACCGTCGATGATGCCGCCGGTGAGGCGTACGACAAGATCGCGCGGCTGCTCGGCCTGGGGTATCCGGGTGGACGGGTGCTCGATGAACTGGCCCGGGAGGGCGACCGCGACGCGATCGTATTCCCGCGCGGGATGACCGGTCCGCGCGACGATCCGTACGCGTTCAGTTTCTCCGGCCTGAAAACCGCGGTCGCGCGGTATGTCGAGCGTCAGCCGGAGGCGTCGAATGCCGATGTGGCGGCGGGCTTCCAGGAGGCGGTGGCCGATGTGTTGACGATGAAGGCGGTGCGGGCGGCCGAGCAGCTCGGCGTGTCGACTCTGCTGATCGCCGGTGGGGTTGCGGCGAACTCGCGGCTTCGGGAACTGGCCGGGCAGCGCTGCCAGGAGGCCGGGCTGACATTGCGGATTCCGCGGCCCCGACTGTGCACCGACAACGGCGCGATGATCGCGTCCTTCGCTGCGCACCTGATCGCGGCCGGGGCGGCGCCCTCGCCGTTGGACGCGGCCAGCGATCCCGGGTTGCCGGTGGTGCAGGGGCAGGTGGCGTGAACTCGCTCGCCGACAAGCTGACCGTCACCGAGCTGCTGTATCGGTATGCCGAGTTGATCGATGCCGGCGATTTCGCCGGCGTCGGGCAGCTGCTCGGTCGCGGCCGATTCATGGGGGTCGGGGGCCCCGACGCCATCGCTGCGTTGTTCGCCGCGACTACGCGACGGTTCCCCGAGCACGGCAATACGCCGCGTACCCGTCATCTGGTGCTCAACCCGATCGTCGAGGTCGACGGGGACACCGCGCAGGCGCGCTCGACGTTCTGTGTGGTGCAGCAGACCGACATCGTCGCGCTGCAACCCATCGTGGTGGGGCGCTATCGGGACACCTTCGCACGGGACGGGGCCGGGTGGTACTTCACCGACCGCCACGTCGACATCGAGATGCTCGGCGACGTGTCCGATCATCTGCTGATCGATCCGGGCGGGCTGGGTTAGGGGACGGCGCCGTGCCAGACGCGGGTGGAGCGGACGGTGTCGAGGCGGTAGTCGGTCACCCGCGTCGAATAGAGCCGGGCAGCCAGCGTTCGCGCCTGAGTCACCGGATCGCCCGGGTCATGCACGATCTCGCCGCGGCTGTTGGCATTGCCGATCACGACTCCGACGAGGTCCCCTCTGAGGTAGCGCGTGATCTCCTGGAACTGCGCGATCACGCCCTGCGTGGCACCGAGGTAGCTCTCTTCGCATGAGATCAGCACACCGACCTTCTTGCCGATGATGCCCTCGACGACCCGCTGCTGCTGCGGCGCACTGTTGGCGGTGTAGCAGAACAGCCGATCGAACACCGTCTTGAGGCGACCCGGCATTCCATAGAAGTAGAGCGGCATGGCAAAGACGATGCCGTCGGCCGGCAGCATCCGGTCCAGCAGCAGTTCCTCGTAGCGGTCATCGAGGGAACACACGCTGTCCTCGGCGCGTCGGCAGCTCCGACAGTTGTCGAGCATCCGCTGGACGTAGTCGTCGAGGAAGACGTGCTGTGGGTCGTGTCCGGCGGCTCGGGCGCCGTCGAGGGCTGCGTCGGCCAACACGTGGGAGTTGCCGTCTGCGCGGGGACTGGCGCTGATGATCAAGGTTGTCTTGCGGCCCTGTGTCACGCAGCTCACAAGTCCGTGGCGAACCGCAATATTCCTCAGTCGCCGATGCGCCAGGGTGGATCGGCGACCGCCGGATCGGCAACCGGATGCCCGGGACCCATCGGGACGCAGTGCTTCACCGGGGTCAGGTACGAGCTGAAGCCCCGCGGGACAAGTTGGGCGACACCCACGCACCGTTCCCAGCTGCCGTCAGGCTGGACGGGGCCATCGCACTTGCTGAGGAATTGTCCGCCGTAGTGACAGCCGGCGACCGCCGGTGGCGCCGTGGTGACGAGCCCGGTCGTCATGAACGCGGTGACGACGACTCCGACGATGCAGCGCTTCATGGTTGCCTCCTGTCGCCGCCTCGCTCGGGTCATCCCAGAATTGCCTGCCGCCCGCGAAGGCAAACCCACGGTACCGCCCGGCCCTGCTGATCGACCGTGTCTTCTGGCTAAAACGGTGGCGGGTCGCTCTGCCGGCGGGCCGCGTTGTGGCGCCGTTCGGCATTGATCCGGTAGCGGCGCGCGTCGCTGCGCGAACGGCGTCGTCGCGGCATCATCTGGCCGCGTCGGGGATCGCGCGGCGGTGCAGACTGTGCCGGAGCATCGGGCGGTGGCCGGCTCGGGGACGGCGTCGTGGTGGTTCTCCAGCCCGGGAACAGCAGGCTCGACAGCGGAGCGGTGGTGTAGGTGTGGCCGGTGGGAGACGTGATGGTGACGCTTCCGTCAGGCTGCTGGGAGTCCGACCAGCCATCCCAGAAAGTCTTGACCAGGTGATGAATTCTGC from Mycobacterium sp. SMC-4 includes:
- a CDS encoding flavodoxin family protein, with product MTQGRKTTLIISASPRADGNSHVLADAALDGARAAGHDPQHVFLDDYVQRMLDNCRSCRRAEDSVCSLDDRYEELLLDRMLPADGIVFAMPLYFYGMPGRLKTVFDRLFCYTANSAPQQQRVVEGIIGKKVGVLISCEESYLGATQGVIAQFQEITRYLRGDLVGVVIGNANSRGEIVHDPGDPVTQARTLAARLYSTRVTDYRLDTVRSTRVWHGAVP